A stretch of Pseudomonas oryzicola DNA encodes these proteins:
- a CDS encoding FTR1 family protein: protein MFSFAFSSRLAMNTRSRLLAWLPALLLGPVLALCSTLALAEAPAEATKALHLLDYIGADYPPTVQDGKVIDNGEYREQQEFSAVLADLVKGLPAHAEQAALEQGVQALREAIDQRQEGAVVARQARQLGARLAVAYEVSQAPVITPDPARGAALYAQNCSICHGDTGAGDGPAGVGLEPAPANLRNVARLDQLSLFDLYNTLALGIDGTEMPSFADQLDDRQRWDVAAYIASFTAKAEAGKGDKTWNIADLARQTPAEVATKEGNAVVEAFRAQRAQPPQVKRGPAQLLEYTASTLDKSLVAYRAGDHDQAYDLSVAAYLEGFELVESSLDNIDTLARKDTEKSLMAYRQALQDGLPVAQAEQRLGEAKAKLEQAAKLLGSDGLSWSLSFVSGLLILLREGLEAILVLAAILAFLRNTGQQSAVRSVNMGWGLALVAGFATWALAAYVIDVGGAQRELLEGCTALFAAVMVLWLGVWMHDRRHAAAWQDYIKSSLVSGGGRFGFAVLAFFSVYRELFEVILFYETLWLQAGPGGHQAVLAGGATALVLLVGLAWVILRGSAKLPLSLFFSINAGLLCALSVVFAGHGVKALQEAGVLGTRPVAFFEFDWLGIHADAYSLSAQAVALLAIVVLYGRSRLAERRRAAVN from the coding sequence ATGTTCTCTTTCGCATTCTCCTCGAGACTGGCCATGAATACCCGTTCCCGTCTGCTTGCCTGGCTGCCTGCTTTGCTGCTCGGCCCGGTGCTGGCGCTGTGCAGTACCCTGGCGCTGGCCGAAGCCCCCGCCGAGGCCACCAAGGCGCTGCACTTGCTCGACTACATTGGCGCCGACTACCCACCGACCGTGCAGGACGGCAAGGTGATCGACAATGGCGAATACCGCGAGCAGCAGGAGTTCAGCGCGGTGTTGGCCGACCTGGTCAAAGGCCTGCCTGCGCATGCTGAGCAAGCGGCTCTGGAACAGGGTGTCCAGGCGTTGCGCGAGGCCATCGACCAGCGCCAGGAAGGCGCTGTCGTTGCCCGCCAGGCCCGCCAGCTGGGCGCGCGCCTGGCAGTGGCCTACGAGGTCAGCCAGGCCCCGGTGATTACCCCGGACCCGGCCCGTGGCGCGGCGCTGTATGCGCAAAACTGCTCGATCTGCCATGGCGACACCGGCGCCGGCGACGGCCCGGCAGGCGTGGGCCTGGAGCCGGCACCCGCCAACCTGCGCAATGTCGCGCGCCTCGACCAGTTGAGCTTGTTCGACCTCTATAACACCCTGGCCCTGGGTATCGACGGCACCGAGATGCCGTCCTTCGCCGACCAGCTGGATGATCGCCAGCGCTGGGACGTGGCCGCCTATATCGCCAGCTTCACCGCCAAGGCGGAAGCCGGCAAAGGCGACAAGACCTGGAACATTGCCGACCTGGCCCGCCAGACCCCGGCCGAAGTCGCCACCAAAGAAGGCAATGCCGTCGTCGAGGCGTTCCGCGCCCAGCGCGCGCAGCCACCCCAGGTCAAGCGCGGCCCCGCGCAATTGCTCGAGTACACCGCCAGTACCCTGGACAAGAGCCTGGTTGCCTACCGCGCAGGCGACCATGACCAGGCCTATGACCTGTCGGTGGCAGCTTACCTGGAAGGCTTCGAGCTAGTGGAAAGTTCACTGGACAACATCGATACCCTGGCGCGCAAGGACACCGAAAAATCCCTGATGGCCTACCGCCAGGCGCTGCAGGATGGCTTGCCCGTCGCCCAGGCCGAGCAACGCCTGGGCGAAGCCAAGGCCAAGCTCGAGCAGGCGGCCAAGCTGCTGGGCAGCGATGGCTTGAGCTGGTCGTTGAGCTTCGTTTCCGGTTTGCTGATCCTGCTGCGCGAAGGCCTCGAGGCGATCCTGGTACTGGCGGCGATCCTGGCCTTCCTGCGCAACACCGGCCAGCAGTCGGCGGTGCGCAGTGTCAACATGGGCTGGGGCCTGGCGTTGGTGGCCGGCTTCGCCACCTGGGCCTTGGCGGCCTATGTGATCGACGTGGGTGGTGCCCAGCGTGAGCTGCTGGAAGGCTGTACGGCGCTGTTCGCCGCAGTGATGGTGCTGTGGCTTGGTGTGTGGATGCACGATCGCCGCCACGCGGCCGCCTGGCAGGATTACATCAAGAGCAGCCTGGTCAGTGGCGGTGGGCGCTTCGGTTTTGCCGTGCTGGCGTTCTTCTCGGTGTACCGCGAACTGTTCGAAGTGATCCTGTTCTACGAGACCCTGTGGCTGCAGGCTGGCCCAGGCGGGCACCAGGCGGTGCTGGCGGGTGGTGCCACGGCGCTGGTGCTGCTGGTGGGGTTGGCCTGGGTGATCCTGCGGGGTTCGGCCAAGCTGCCGTTGTCGCTGTTCTTCAGTATCAACGCCGGGCTGCTGTGCGCCTTGTCGGTGGTATTCGCCGGGCATGGCGTGAAGGCGCTGCAAGAGGCTGGGGTGCTGGGTACCCGGCCAGTGGCGTTCTTCGAGTTCGATTGGCTGGGCATTCACGCCGACGCTTACTCGCTGTCGGCGCAAGCTGTGGCCTTGCTGGCCATCGTGGTCCTGTACGGGCGCTCGCGCCTGGCGGAAAGGCGCAGGGCTGCAGTTAACTGA
- a CDS encoding TIGR02647 family protein, protein MSFTPDLIAELEVLALFKHDSSQEGIKIHNNASPALVAAAQRLHEKGLTDQPDGGYLTSLGHDAVESVQLLLNILKAPQPA, encoded by the coding sequence ATGTCCTTCACCCCCGATCTGATCGCCGAACTGGAAGTACTCGCGCTGTTCAAACACGACAGCAGCCAGGAAGGCATCAAGATTCACAATAACGCCTCGCCTGCCCTGGTTGCCGCTGCGCAACGCCTGCATGAAAAGGGGCTGACCGATCAACCTGATGGCGGCTACCTGACCAGCCTGGGTCATGACGCCGTTGAAAGTGTGCAACTGCTGCTGAACATCCTCAAGGCGCCACAGCCGGCCTGA
- a CDS encoding glutathione S-transferase, which yields MLKLHGFAVSNYYNMVKLALLEKGLPFEEVTFYGGQAPQALEVSPRGKVPVLQTEHGFLSETSVILDYIEQTQGGKALLPADPFGQAKVRELLKEIELYIELPARTCYAESFFGMSVEPLIKEKARADLLAGFATLKRNGRFAPYVAGEQLTLADLMFCFSVDLACAVGKKVLNIDFLEDFPQAKTLLELMGDNPHMARILADKTAAMPAFMEMIRSGKR from the coding sequence ATGCTCAAGCTTCATGGATTCGCGGTCAGCAACTACTACAACATGGTCAAGCTGGCCCTGCTGGAAAAAGGCCTGCCCTTCGAGGAGGTCACCTTCTATGGCGGCCAGGCGCCGCAGGCGCTGGAAGTGAGCCCACGAGGCAAGGTGCCGGTGTTGCAGACCGAACATGGCTTCCTCAGCGAAACCAGCGTTATCCTCGACTACATCGAGCAAACCCAGGGCGGCAAGGCGCTGCTGCCGGCCGACCCGTTCGGGCAGGCCAAGGTGCGTGAGCTGCTCAAGGAAATCGAGCTGTACATCGAGCTGCCGGCGCGTACCTGCTACGCCGAATCGTTCTTTGGCATGTCGGTGGAGCCGCTGATCAAGGAAAAAGCCCGTGCCGACCTGCTGGCCGGGTTTGCCACGCTCAAGCGCAACGGCCGCTTCGCACCCTATGTGGCGGGTGAGCAACTGACGCTGGCAGACCTGATGTTCTGCTTCTCGGTCGACCTGGCCTGTGCTGTGGGCAAGAAGGTGCTGAACATCGACTTCCTGGAAGATTTCCCCCAGGCCAAGACGTTGCTCGAGCTGATGGGCGACAACCCGCACATGGCGCGGATCTTGGCGGACAAGACGGCGGCGATGCCGGCCTTCATGGAGATGATTCGTAGCGGCAAGCGCTAA
- the argH gene encoding argininosuccinate lyase, translating to MSTDKTNQSWGGRFSEPVDAFVARFTASVDFDKRLYRHDIMGSIAHATMLAQVGVLSDAERDTIIDGLKTIQGEIEAGTFDWRVDLEDVHMNIEARLTDRIGITGKKLHTGRSRNDQVATDIRLWLRDEIDLILAEITRLQQGLLEQAEREAETVMPGFTHLQTAQPVTFGHHLLAWFEMLSRDYERLVDCRKRANRMPLGSAALAGTTYPIDRELTCKLLGFDAVAGNSLDGVSDRDFAIEFCAAASVAMMHLSRFSEELVLWTSAQFQFIDLPDRFCTGSSIMPQKKNPDVPELVRGKSGRVFGALTGLLTLMKGQPLAYNKDNQEDKEPLFDAADTLRDSLRAFADMIPAIKPKHAIMREAALRGFSTATDLADYLVRRGLPFRDCHEIVGHAVKYGVDTGKDLAEMSLDELRQFSDQIEQDVFAVLTLEGSVNARNHIGGTAPAQVRAAVARGKALLASR from the coding sequence ATGAGCACCGACAAGACCAATCAGTCCTGGGGCGGCCGCTTCAGTGAGCCCGTCGACGCCTTCGTCGCCCGTTTCACCGCCTCGGTCGATTTCGACAAGCGCCTGTACCGCCACGACATCATGGGTTCGATCGCCCACGCCACCATGCTGGCGCAGGTCGGCGTGCTCAGCGATGCCGAGCGCGACACCATCATCGATGGCCTGAAGACCATCCAGGGTGAGATCGAGGCCGGCACCTTCGACTGGCGCGTCGACCTCGAAGACGTGCACATGAACATCGAGGCACGCCTGACCGACCGCATCGGCATTACCGGCAAGAAGCTGCACACTGGTCGGAGCCGCAACGACCAGGTGGCCACCGACATCCGCCTGTGGCTACGTGACGAGATCGACCTGATCCTGGCCGAAATCACCCGCCTGCAGCAGGGCCTGCTGGAGCAGGCCGAGCGTGAAGCCGAAACCGTCATGCCCGGGTTCACTCACCTGCAGACGGCGCAACCGGTCACTTTCGGTCACCACCTGCTGGCCTGGTTCGAAATGCTCAGCCGCGACTACGAGCGCCTGGTCGACTGCCGCAAGCGTGCCAACCGCATGCCTTTGGGCAGCGCCGCCCTGGCCGGTACCACCTACCCGATCGACCGTGAACTGACCTGCAAGCTGCTGGGCTTCGACGCCGTGGCCGGCAACTCGCTGGACGGCGTGTCGGACCGTGACTTCGCCATCGAATTCTGTGCAGCTGCCAGCGTGGCGATGATGCACCTGTCGCGCTTCTCCGAAGAGCTGGTGCTGTGGACCAGTGCGCAGTTCCAGTTCATCGACCTGCCAGACCGCTTCTGCACTGGCAGCTCGATCATGCCGCAGAAAAAGAACCCCGACGTGCCGGAACTGGTACGTGGCAAGAGCGGCCGTGTATTCGGCGCCCTGACCGGCCTGCTGACCCTGATGAAAGGCCAGCCGCTGGCCTACAACAAGGACAACCAGGAAGACAAGGAGCCGCTGTTCGACGCCGCCGATACCCTGCGCGACTCGCTGCGTGCTTTTGCCGACATGATTCCGGCAATCAAGCCCAAGCACGCCATCATGCGTGAGGCGGCCCTGCGCGGCTTCTCCACCGCCACCGACCTGGCCGACTACCTGGTACGCCGTGGCCTGCCGTTCCGTGACTGCCACGAGATCGTTGGCCATGCAGTGAAATATGGCGTAGACACCGGCAAGGACCTGGCCGAAATGAGCCTGGATGAACTGCGCCAGTTCAGCGACCAGATCGAGCAGGACGTGTTTGCCGTGCTGACCCTGGAAGGCTCGGTGAATGCCCGCAACCACATTGGTGGCACCGCACCGGCGCAGGTGCGTGCGGCAGTGGCTCGCGGCAAGGCGCTGCTGGCTTCGCGTTAA
- a CDS encoding LytR/AlgR family response regulator transcription factor, translated as MNVLIVDDEPQGRERLSRLLGELEGYTVLEPSATNGEEALALIESLKPDVVLLDIGMPGLDGLQVAARLCEREAPPAVVFCTGDDEYGAEAFKDSALSHVTKPFQAQALRDALRKAERPNRAQLAALTRPGSEGGGPRSHISARTRKGIELIPLPQVIYFIADHKYVTLRHETGEVLLDEPLKALEDEFGERFVRIHRNALVARERIERLQRTPLGHFQLYLKGLDGDALTVSRRHVAGVRKMMQTL; from the coding sequence ATGAATGTCCTGATCGTTGATGACGAACCCCAAGGCCGTGAACGCCTCAGCCGGCTGCTCGGCGAGCTGGAGGGATACACCGTGCTGGAGCCTAGCGCCACCAACGGCGAGGAGGCCCTGGCGCTGATCGAGAGCCTCAAGCCCGATGTGGTCCTGCTGGACATCGGCATGCCAGGCCTGGACGGCTTGCAGGTCGCTGCTCGCCTGTGCGAGCGCGAGGCGCCGCCGGCAGTGGTGTTCTGCACCGGGGACGACGAATATGGTGCCGAGGCTTTCAAGGACAGCGCCCTCAGCCATGTGACCAAGCCTTTCCAGGCCCAGGCCTTGCGCGATGCCTTGCGCAAGGCCGAAAGACCCAATCGCGCGCAACTGGCCGCGCTCACCCGGCCGGGTAGTGAAGGTGGCGGCCCGCGCAGTCACATCAGTGCTCGCACCCGCAAAGGCATCGAGCTGATCCCTTTACCTCAGGTGATCTATTTCATTGCCGACCACAAATACGTGACCTTGCGCCACGAGACCGGCGAAGTGCTGCTCGACGAGCCGCTAAAGGCCCTGGAAGACGAGTTCGGTGAACGCTTCGTGCGTATCCACCGCAACGCACTGGTCGCCCGTGAACGTATCGAACGCCTGCAGCGCACTCCGCTGGGGCATTTCCAGCTGTACCTGAAGGGCCTGGACGGCGATGCCCTTACCGTCAGCCGACGTCATGTGGCCGGCGTGCGCAAGATGATGCAAACCCTCTGA
- the hemC gene encoding hydroxymethylbilane synthase, with product MSTREIRIATRKSALALWQAEYVKARIEQAHPGLLVTLVPMVSRGDKLLDAPLAKIGGKGLFVKELETALLDNEADIAVHSMKDVPMDFPEGLGLYCICEREDPRDAFVSNRFASLEALPAGSIVGTSSLRRQAQLLARRPDLQIRFLRGNVNTRLAKLDAGEYDAIILAAAGLIRLGFEDRITSTISVDDSLPAGGQGAVGIECRSADREIHALLAPLHHVDTADRVVAERALNKRLNGGCQVPIACYAVLEGDQLWLRGLVGQPSGGTLLVAEARAPRGNAEVLGVQVAEDLLGQGAEAILKEVYGEAGHP from the coding sequence ATGTCCACTCGCGAAATCCGCATCGCCACCCGTAAAAGTGCCTTGGCCCTGTGGCAGGCCGAATACGTCAAAGCCCGCATCGAGCAGGCTCATCCTGGTCTGCTAGTGACCCTGGTGCCCATGGTCAGCCGCGGTGACAAGCTGCTCGACGCACCCCTGGCGAAGATCGGCGGCAAGGGCCTGTTCGTCAAGGAACTGGAAACCGCCCTGCTGGACAATGAAGCCGACATCGCCGTGCATTCGATGAAGGACGTGCCCATGGACTTCCCCGAAGGCCTGGGCCTGTACTGCATCTGCGAGCGCGAAGACCCGCGTGACGCCTTTGTCTCCAACCGCTTTGCCAGCCTCGAAGCACTGCCGGCCGGCAGCATCGTCGGCACCTCCAGCCTGCGCCGTCAGGCCCAGTTGCTGGCGCGCCGCCCCGACTTGCAGATCCGCTTCCTGCGCGGCAACGTCAACACCCGCCTGGCCAAGCTGGATGCCGGTGAGTACGACGCCATCATCCTCGCCGCCGCCGGCCTGATCCGCCTGGGCTTCGAAGACCGCATCACCTCCACCATCAGCGTCGATGACAGCCTGCCAGCGGGTGGCCAGGGTGCGGTGGGCATCGAATGCCGCAGCGCCGATCGCGAGATCCATGCGCTGCTGGCACCGCTGCACCATGTCGACACCGCCGACCGGGTAGTGGCCGAGCGCGCCCTGAACAAACGCCTGAATGGCGGCTGCCAGGTACCAATCGCCTGCTACGCGGTGCTGGAAGGTGACCAGTTGTGGCTGCGTGGCCTGGTCGGCCAGCCCAGCGGCGGCACCCTGCTGGTGGCGGAAGCCCGGGCGCCTCGTGGCAACGCCGAGGTGCTCGGCGTGCAGGTCGCCGAAGATCTGCTGGGGCAGGGCGCCGAGGCCATCCTCAAGGAAGTCTACGGCGAGGCCGGCCACCCGTGA
- a CDS encoding uroporphyrinogen-III synthase, whose amino-acid sequence MSPWRLLLTRPAEDCAALAQSLAVAGVGSSCLPLLAIEPVVVDNRQRRFLEGLSGFQAIIVVSKPAARLLLEQLAQAGLQPPRQGWFTVGEATAAVLQAAGLAVNVPSAGDDSEALLALPALRQAVAVPTPRILIVRGVGGRELLAERLAEQGASVDYLELYRRCLPDYPPGTLMRRIEAERLNGLVVSSGQGFEHLQQMAGADWPQLARLPLFVPSPRVAEQARAAGAQQVVDCRGASATALLAAVQRSAAPAS is encoded by the coding sequence GTGAGCCCATGGCGCCTGTTGCTGACCCGGCCTGCCGAAGACTGCGCAGCTTTGGCGCAAAGCCTGGCGGTGGCGGGGGTGGGCAGTAGCTGCCTGCCGCTGCTGGCGATCGAGCCCGTGGTTGTGGATAACCGCCAGCGCCGATTTCTGGAGGGTCTGTCGGGTTTCCAGGCAATCATCGTGGTCAGCAAACCGGCCGCCAGGTTATTGCTCGAACAACTGGCCCAGGCCGGCCTGCAGCCGCCACGACAAGGCTGGTTCACTGTGGGCGAAGCGACCGCGGCGGTGCTGCAGGCGGCGGGCCTGGCAGTTAACGTCCCATCGGCTGGCGATGACAGCGAAGCCTTGCTGGCGCTGCCAGCCCTGCGCCAGGCTGTAGCCGTACCGACGCCGCGCATCTTGATCGTGCGCGGGGTCGGAGGTCGCGAACTGCTGGCAGAGCGTCTTGCAGAGCAAGGTGCTAGTGTCGATTATCTGGAACTGTATCGTCGTTGCCTGCCGGATTACCCGCCGGGCACCTTGATGCGCCGCATCGAAGCGGAACGCCTCAATGGCCTGGTGGTCAGCAGTGGGCAGGGTTTTGAGCACTTGCAGCAAATGGCCGGCGCCGATTGGCCGCAGCTGGCACGCCTGCCGCTGTTCGTGCCCAGCCCGCGGGTCGCCGAACAGGCCAGGGCCGCCGGGGCCCAACAGGTTGTGGATTGCCGTGGCGCCAGTGCCACGGCCTTGCTGGCAGCCGTGCAGCGCAGCGCTGCACCTGCCTCCTAA
- a CDS encoding uroporphyrinogen-III C-methyltransferase: MSETVLSKNDQPSAQAPAEPVTVPPAKRSGSGLATLALLLGAAGVAVGGWGVWQVRQLQGSEFNQGQHIEALNRRAEALQQREQQISAQLASLPAASELEDRRRLVAQLQGDQQRLSQRLETVLGESRKEWRLAEAEHLLRLATLRLSALQDITSAKALVEGADEILREQSDPGAFAAREQLARSLATLNSTQQPDRTGLFLKLAAQRELVQQLSAQSPEFASNADALGALTSDGDGASRLSQWWAEISKYFQIDFNADDNVRPLLAGQQLNQLRLALSLTIEQAQWAALNGDAKVYTQALDDARSVLLANFNADNPQSKAMLDSLNALAEQPVSVVTPDLSESLAAVQAYIQRRHLPAEAEGGKP; encoded by the coding sequence GTGAGCGAGACTGTCTTGTCCAAAAACGATCAGCCGTCGGCACAGGCGCCGGCGGAACCCGTCACCGTCCCGCCTGCCAAGCGCTCCGGCAGTGGTCTGGCAACGCTGGCCCTGCTGCTGGGTGCGGCCGGGGTCGCGGTAGGTGGCTGGGGTGTCTGGCAGGTGCGTCAACTGCAAGGCAGCGAATTCAACCAGGGCCAGCACATCGAGGCGCTGAACCGACGCGCCGAAGCCCTGCAGCAGCGTGAACAGCAGATCAGCGCGCAACTGGCCAGCCTGCCGGCTGCCAGCGAGCTGGAAGACCGCCGCCGCCTGGTGGCGCAGCTGCAAGGCGACCAGCAACGCCTTAGCCAGCGCCTGGAAACCGTGCTGGGTGAAAGCCGCAAGGAATGGCGCCTGGCCGAGGCCGAGCACTTGCTGCGCCTGGCCACCCTGCGCCTGTCGGCGCTGCAGGACATCACCAGTGCCAAAGCGCTGGTCGAGGGTGCTGACGAGATCCTGCGTGAACAGAGCGACCCCGGCGCCTTCGCCGCCCGCGAGCAGCTGGCGCGTAGTCTGGCCACGCTCAACAGCACGCAGCAACCGGACCGTACTGGCCTGTTTCTGAAACTGGCCGCGCAGCGCGAGCTGGTGCAGCAGCTCAGCGCCCAGTCGCCAGAGTTCGCCAGCAATGCCGATGCGCTCGGTGCCCTGACCTCCGACGGCGATGGCGCCAGCCGCCTGTCGCAGTGGTGGGCCGAGATCTCCAAATACTTCCAGATCGACTTCAACGCCGATGACAACGTGCGCCCATTGCTGGCCGGGCAGCAGTTGAACCAGCTGCGCCTGGCCCTGAGCCTGACAATAGAGCAGGCCCAGTGGGCGGCGCTCAACGGCGACGCCAAGGTCTACACCCAAGCCCTGGACGATGCCCGTAGCGTGCTGCTGGCTAACTTCAACGCCGATAACCCGCAAAGCAAGGCCATGCTCGACAGCCTCAACGCCCTGGCGGAGCAGCCGGTCTCGGTGGTCACCCCCGACCTGAGCGAAAGCCTGGCTGCAGTGCAGGCGTACATCCAGCGCCGTCACCTGCCGGCCGAGGCTGAAGGGGGCAAGCCATGA
- a CDS encoding heme biosynthesis protein HemY — protein MKRVYLLAVLAIVIAAALGIAVAKHSGYVLISYGSFRYQSGLWAALAGLLAVIVLLWLLRYLVGLVLTSSGVVNPWSRRNRSRRIRLSIEQGQLDLAEGRWASAQRHLHRAAEAERQPLLLYLGAARAANEQGRTEDSDNLLERALERQPQAELAIALTHAQLQMDRGESDGALETLLAMQERHPHNSQVLRLLQRLYQERGDWSALIRLLPDLRKGKVLPAAELSALEQRAWGQNLSLASTRGEDAQSARQALERAWQQLTAAQRQEPQLVLAYAEQLRQVGAQSEAEQVLRAALKREYESHLARLYGLVRGEDPARQLQTAEGWLKAHPEDASLLLTLGRLSLQNRLWGKARDYLESSLRMERNPEACAELARLLAGLGETERSNQLFQEGLSLLDERLLALPLPEGVRA, from the coding sequence ATGAAGCGCGTCTACCTGCTGGCCGTACTGGCGATCGTGATTGCCGCCGCGCTGGGTATCGCAGTCGCCAAGCACAGCGGTTATGTGCTGATTTCCTACGGCAGTTTCCGCTATCAGTCGGGGCTGTGGGCAGCCCTGGCCGGCTTGCTGGCGGTGATCGTGTTGTTGTGGCTGCTGCGCTACCTGGTCGGCCTGGTGCTGACCTCCAGCGGCGTGGTCAACCCGTGGTCGCGGCGCAACCGCAGCCGACGCATTCGCTTGTCCATCGAACAGGGCCAGCTGGACCTTGCCGAAGGCCGCTGGGCCAGCGCCCAACGCCATCTGCACCGGGCCGCCGAGGCCGAACGCCAGCCGCTGTTGCTCTACCTCGGTGCGGCGCGCGCCGCCAACGAGCAAGGCCGTACTGAAGACAGCGACAACTTGCTGGAGCGTGCCCTGGAGCGCCAGCCGCAAGCGGAGCTGGCCATTGCCTTGACCCATGCGCAGTTGCAAATGGACCGTGGTGAAAGCGATGGCGCCCTGGAAACCCTGCTGGCCATGCAGGAACGCCACCCGCACAACAGCCAGGTGCTGCGCCTGCTGCAGCGCCTGTACCAGGAGCGCGGCGACTGGTCGGCCTTGATCCGCCTGCTGCCCGACCTGCGCAAAGGCAAGGTGCTGCCGGCCGCCGAGCTGTCCGCCCTGGAGCAGCGTGCCTGGGGGCAGAACCTGAGCCTGGCCTCGACCCGGGGCGAGGATGCGCAAAGTGCGCGTCAGGCCTTGGAGCGTGCCTGGCAGCAACTGACCGCGGCCCAGCGCCAGGAACCACAACTGGTGCTGGCCTATGCCGAGCAGTTGCGCCAGGTCGGCGCCCAGAGTGAAGCCGAGCAAGTGCTGCGCGCCGCCCTCAAGCGTGAGTACGAAAGCCACCTGGCTCGCCTGTACGGCCTGGTGCGTGGCGAGGACCCGGCGCGCCAGCTGCAAACCGCCGAAGGCTGGCTCAAGGCTCACCCGGAAGACGCCAGCCTGCTGCTGACCCTGGGCCGCCTGAGCTTGCAGAACCGCCTGTGGGGCAAGGCGCGCGACTACCTGGAAAGCAGCCTGCGCATGGAACGCAACCCCGAGGCCTGCGCCGAGCTGGCCCGGCTGCTCGCCGGCCTTGGCGAGACCGAGCGTAGCAACCAGTTGTTCCAGGAGGGCCTCAGCTTGCTGGATGAGCGCCTGCTGGCCCTGCCATTGCCAGAGGGCGTGCGCGCCTGA
- a CDS encoding disulfide bond formation protein B, translating to MLPARLRTFFLPACLVALAVLVASFQLENALGLVPCPLCFSQRLLLGLYALLCLGAVLQAPGSQGVRCYARATLGCSLAGALLAARHVWLQGADDALPLCPLPIAWVLQQSWSEAARQLLLGGPDCNSLTWSFLDLTLPEWSLLAFLLLAVPPASCLLAYRFRTLTRT from the coding sequence ATGCTGCCGGCCCGTTTGCGTACCTTTTTCCTACCTGCCTGCCTGGTCGCACTGGCGGTGCTTGTCGCGTCCTTTCAGCTGGAAAATGCCCTGGGGTTGGTGCCGTGTCCATTGTGTTTCAGCCAGCGGCTGTTGCTTGGCCTATACGCGCTACTGTGCCTCGGGGCGGTGCTGCAGGCACCGGGCTCCCAGGGTGTCCGCTGTTATGCGCGGGCGACGCTAGGCTGTTCGCTGGCGGGAGCATTGCTGGCGGCACGGCACGTATGGTTGCAGGGAGCGGACGATGCCCTGCCGCTCTGCCCGCTGCCGATCGCATGGGTATTGCAACAATCCTGGAGCGAAGCGGCGCGGCAACTGTTGCTCGGCGGCCCTGACTGCAACTCGCTGACCTGGAGTTTTCTCGACCTGACGCTACCCGAGTGGAGCTTGCTGGCCTTCCTGCTGCTGGCGGTGCCGCCCGCGAGCTGCCTGCTGGCGTATCGTTTCCGCACCCTGACCAGAACTTGA
- the rsd gene encoding sigma D regulator, with amino-acid sequence MLDSCQNAQERWGGVHKLIDRWLEERQELVQAFRALRDAKPAFADKDTNGDFCTLLVDYVSAWHFEVSEQLVSEAKAFGDTRGLELVTQINPRIDESTQFALAFNDHCDKGECKDTERFAEKLSKLGALLHERFELEDCLIEVLHNAHKEEGAVEA; translated from the coding sequence ATGCTCGATAGTTGTCAGAACGCTCAGGAACGCTGGGGTGGGGTTCACAAGCTGATCGATCGCTGGCTGGAGGAGCGCCAGGAACTGGTGCAGGCTTTCCGCGCATTGCGCGACGCCAAGCCGGCCTTTGCCGACAAGGATACGAACGGGGACTTTTGCACACTCCTTGTCGACTACGTTTCGGCGTGGCATTTCGAAGTCAGCGAACAATTGGTCAGTGAGGCTAAGGCGTTTGGTGATACGCGAGGCCTGGAACTGGTCACGCAGATCAATCCGCGCATTGATGAAAGCACCCAGTTTGCACTGGCCTTCAATGACCATTGCGATAAAGGCGAATGCAAGGACACCGAACGCTTCGCCGAGAAGCTGTCCAAGCTGGGAGCCCTGCTGCATGAGCGCTTCGAACTTGAAGACTGCCTGATCGAGGTGCTGCACAACGCGCACAAGGAAGAGGGCGCGGTCGAGGCCTGA